The following coding sequences are from one Mycobacterium bourgelatii window:
- a CDS encoding SDR family oxidoreductase, with amino-acid sequence MKPGSLTNKVVAVTGGARGIGLAIAVAAHRLGARVAIGDIDEAAAKESGDQQGFELSSQLDVTDRQSFTSFLDAVESSVGPLDVLVNNAGVIAVGSAVEEADNITQRLLDVNIFGVILGTKLAAQRMLPRRRGNIINIASLGGVLPTEGIATYCATKHAVLGYTDAVRLENRGSGVHFTAILPTLVNTEMTAGIGHAKGFKNAEPEDVANAVVGAIARPESRVFVPRAIGITVASQRLMPLRVAEAMGRALGSGRVFTSDVQSDKRKGYADRTGTS; translated from the coding sequence ATGAAGCCAGGGTCCCTCACCAACAAAGTCGTCGCCGTCACCGGTGGAGCCCGCGGAATCGGGCTGGCCATCGCCGTGGCCGCGCATCGTTTGGGCGCGCGCGTCGCCATCGGCGACATCGACGAAGCCGCCGCGAAAGAGTCCGGAGACCAACAGGGATTTGAGCTGTCCAGCCAGTTGGATGTGACCGATCGCCAGTCCTTCACCAGCTTCCTCGACGCCGTCGAAAGCAGCGTGGGTCCTCTCGATGTGCTGGTGAACAACGCCGGGGTCATCGCGGTGGGCAGCGCTGTCGAGGAAGCCGACAACATCACCCAGCGGCTGCTCGACGTCAACATTTTCGGCGTCATCCTGGGCACCAAGCTTGCCGCGCAGCGGATGCTGCCCCGCCGTCGCGGCAACATCATCAACATCGCATCACTGGGCGGTGTGCTGCCCACCGAGGGCATCGCAACCTATTGTGCGACAAAGCATGCCGTGCTCGGCTACACCGACGCCGTCCGGCTGGAGAACCGCGGCAGCGGCGTTCACTTCACGGCGATCCTGCCGACGCTGGTCAATACCGAGATGACCGCCGGGATCGGACACGCCAAGGGCTTCAAGAACGCCGAGCCCGAAGACGTCGCCAACGCGGTCGTCGGCGCGATCGCACGGCCCGAATCCCGGGTGTTCGTGCCCCGCGCCATCGGCATCACGGTGGCTTCACAACGTCTGATGCCGCTGCGGGTGGCCGAGGCGATGGGACGTGCGCTGGGCAGCGGCCGCGTGTTCACCAGCGACGTGCAGAGCGACAAGCGCAAGGGCTACGCCGATCGGACGGGAACGTCCTGA